The Devosia sp. SD17-2 genome includes a region encoding these proteins:
- a CDS encoding IS5 family transposase (programmed frameshift), with the protein MSDAEWAFFEPFVVEKGPRRGRRPRDHRLVLDGVFWIARTGTAWRDLHSHFGPWNSVYRQFRRWTQAGIWDVMLEALNETGAGNDSVQMIDSTIIRAHQHAAGAKKGDADQSLGRSRGGFSTKIHLRSNALGLPVAVTLSGGQVSDVKGYVPIMDQPGPRPCVLLADKGYDADFILADLEARGVAAVIPAKRNRKVQSVIDGHIYALRNLVERCFSKLKHSRRLATRYDKTADRFLGFVLVASIRLWVRHFVHTT; encoded by the exons ATGTCAGATGCAGAGTGGGCCTTCTTCGAACCGTTCGTGGTGGAGAAGGGTCCGAGACGAGGTCGGCGGCCGCGTGATCATCGGCTGGTGCTGGATGGGGTGTTCTGGATAGCCCGCACGGGAACCGCCTGGCGGGATCTGCACAGCCATTTTGGCCCATGGAACTCAGTCTATCGCCAGTTCCGGCGTTGGACGCAGGCGGGGATCTGGGATGTGATGCTGGAGGCCTTGAACGAGACGGGAGCGGGTAACGATAGCGTTCAGATGATCGACTCTACCATCATCCGCGCCCATCAGCACGCCGCCGGC GCTAAAAAAGGGGATGCGGACCAAAGTCTTGGCCGCTCTCGTGGTGGTTTCTCGACCAAGATCCATCTCCGCAGCAACGCTCTCGGCCTCCCTGTCGCGGTCACGCTGAGCGGCGGACAGGTCTCCGACGTGAAAGGCTACGTGCCGATCATGGACCAGCCCGGTCCGAGACCCTGCGTGCTGCTCGCCGACAAGGGATACGACGCCGACTTCATCCTGGCTGACCTGGAGGCCCGCGGCGTGGCCGCTGTCATTCCGGCCAAACGAAACCGCAAGGTTCAGTCCGTTATCGACGGCCATATCTATGCCTTGAGAAACCTCGTCGAGCGATGCTTCTCCAAGCTCAAGCACAGCCGCCGCTTAGCCACGCGATACGACAAAACCGCCGATAGATTCCTCGGCTTCGTTCTCGTCGCGTCGATCCGGTTGTGGGTCAGACACTTTGTCCACACAACCTAG
- a CDS encoding NUDIX domain-containing protein: protein MKHRISAGVLAMRGDEILLVRHFRPGKHDFWAGPGGGVEGSEELAEAAEREAFEETRLRVATSSLAYIDELVDGWGRVVKFWFLAEYVSGEIDVTRNPASGEAISEAGWFGQNTLPKGHVFPEILRDRFWEDRHTGFPAPIKLPLRTSIF from the coding sequence ATGAAGCACCGAATTTCCGCCGGCGTCCTTGCCATGCGCGGCGATGAAATCCTGCTGGTGCGCCATTTCCGGCCCGGCAAACACGATTTTTGGGCCGGTCCCGGCGGTGGCGTTGAAGGCAGTGAGGAGCTGGCCGAGGCCGCCGAGCGCGAGGCTTTCGAGGAAACCCGGTTGCGCGTCGCCACCTCGTCCCTCGCCTATATCGATGAGCTGGTCGACGGCTGGGGCCGGGTCGTAAAATTCTGGTTCCTGGCCGAATACGTTTCGGGCGAGATCGACGTCACCAGAAATCCCGCATCAGGCGAGGCGATCAGCGAGGCCGGCTGGTTCGGCCAGAACACTCTGCCCAAAGGTCATGTGTTCCCCGAAATCCTGCGCGACCGCTTCTGGGAGGATCGGCACACCGGTTTTCCCGCCCCCATAAAACTGCCCCTGCGAACCTCGATCTTCTGA
- a CDS encoding YafY family protein, which translates to MDKTERLFAIMDALRRHRRPITAAALAEEQGVSVRTLYRDIQTLIGLGAPIDGEAGIGYMLKPGFFLPPLMFSPEELEALVLGARWVEAQPDDQLGAAARNALAKIATASPEDLRDRISDTALWPVAVWGKRKPIPVLSDIRLAMRQEKAVRIDYEDEQGRVSSRTIWPVGIAFYEGKQTISAWCCLREDFRNFRTDRIVCLTLTEERYGKRRAVLEREWRESWERDAQHMQAG; encoded by the coding sequence ATGGACAAGACCGAGCGGCTTTTTGCCATCATGGACGCGCTGCGGCGCCATCGCCGGCCGATCACGGCGGCGGCACTGGCCGAGGAGCAGGGCGTTTCCGTGCGCACGCTCTATCGCGATATCCAGACGCTGATCGGGCTCGGCGCGCCGATCGATGGCGAGGCGGGGATCGGCTATATGCTGAAGCCCGGATTTTTCCTCCCGCCGCTGATGTTTTCCCCCGAAGAGCTGGAAGCCCTGGTGCTCGGCGCGCGCTGGGTGGAAGCCCAGCCGGACGACCAGCTGGGTGCAGCTGCTCGCAATGCACTGGCAAAAATCGCCACCGCATCACCCGAGGATCTGCGCGACCGGATCAGCGATACGGCACTGTGGCCGGTGGCGGTGTGGGGCAAGCGCAAGCCGATCCCGGTGCTGAGCGATATCAGGCTGGCCATGCGGCAGGAAAAGGCCGTGCGCATCGACTATGAAGACGAACAGGGGCGCGTTTCGAGCCGCACCATCTGGCCGGTGGGCATCGCCTTTTACGAGGGCAAGCAGACCATTTCCGCCTGGTGTTGCCTGCGGGAAGATTTTCGCAATTTCAGGACCGACCGGATTGTGTGCCTGACCCTTACCGAAGAGCGCTATGGCAAGCGCCGCGCCGTGCTGGAGCGCGAATGGCGCGAGAGCTGGGAACGGGATGCCCAGCACATGCAGGCCGGCTAA
- the xylB gene encoding xylulokinase, translating into MTFLGIDIGTSGVKALLIDDNGRAIGEASAPAVEPVRPHPGWSEQNPADWWTATLGAIDKLKQSHPTELADVRGIGLSGHMHGATLLDANDEVLRPCILWNDGRSSAECGEMEAALPNLRDLAGNIAMPGFTAPKIAWVRKHEPAIYDKIAKVLLPKAYVRLLLTGEHVEDMSDAAGTLWLDVAKRDWSDELLGVTGLTRGHMPRLVEGSAVSAQLKPEFVSRWGMSGTVVVAGGAGDNAAAACGIGAIRPGEGFVSLGTSGVLFVSNEKFSPNTHGAVHAFCHAIPDTWHQMGVILSATDSLNWLSRITGKKQAELAGEAEAQFAGPGEAIFLPYLSGERTPHNNANARGSFVGLSQSTDSAQLAQAVMEGVTFAMRDCQRVLADAGTSINRLLAVGGGSKSALWLKMLATNLDMEIALPEDGDFGGALGAARLGLCAATGAKPADVMAMPPIKTIIAPDTSLSAAYSDQYARYRALYPAIEEAIS; encoded by the coding sequence ATGACCTTCCTCGGCATCGATATCGGCACGTCCGGGGTCAAGGCTCTGCTCATCGACGACAACGGCCGCGCCATCGGCGAAGCCTCCGCGCCCGCCGTCGAGCCGGTCCGCCCCCATCCGGGCTGGTCGGAACAAAATCCCGCTGATTGGTGGACTGCCACCCTCGGCGCCATCGACAAGCTCAAGCAAAGCCACCCGACCGAGCTCGCCGATGTGCGCGGTATTGGCCTCTCCGGCCACATGCATGGCGCGACGCTTCTCGATGCCAATGACGAGGTGCTGCGCCCCTGCATCCTCTGGAATGACGGCCGCTCTTCCGCCGAATGCGGGGAAATGGAAGCCGCGCTCCCCAATCTGCGCGATCTCGCCGGCAATATCGCCATGCCCGGCTTCACCGCGCCAAAAATCGCCTGGGTCCGCAAGCACGAGCCGGCCATCTACGACAAAATCGCCAAGGTGCTGCTGCCCAAGGCTTACGTCCGCCTGCTGCTCACCGGCGAGCACGTCGAAGACATGTCCGACGCCGCCGGCACGCTCTGGCTCGACGTCGCCAAGCGCGACTGGTCGGACGAATTGCTCGGCGTCACCGGCCTCACCCGCGGGCACATGCCGCGTCTGGTGGAAGGCTCTGCCGTCTCGGCGCAGCTCAAGCCCGAATTCGTCTCCCGCTGGGGGATGTCGGGCACCGTCGTCGTCGCCGGTGGCGCGGGCGACAATGCGGCGGCCGCCTGTGGCATCGGCGCCATCCGTCCCGGCGAGGGCTTTGTCTCCCTCGGCACGTCAGGCGTGCTTTTCGTCTCCAACGAAAAGTTCAGCCCCAATACCCACGGCGCCGTCCACGCCTTCTGCCACGCCATTCCCGATACCTGGCACCAGATGGGCGTCATCCTTTCGGCGACCGATTCGCTGAACTGGCTCTCCCGCATCACCGGCAAGAAGCAGGCCGAGCTCGCAGGCGAAGCCGAGGCCCAGTTTGCCGGTCCGGGCGAAGCGATCTTCCTGCCCTATCTCTCGGGTGAGCGCACTCCGCACAACAATGCCAATGCCCGCGGCTCCTTTGTCGGTCTCAGCCAGTCCACCGACAGCGCCCAGCTGGCCCAGGCCGTCATGGAAGGTGTCACCTTCGCCATGCGTGATTGCCAGCGCGTCCTCGCCGATGCCGGTACCTCCATCAATCGCCTCCTGGCGGTGGGCGGCGGTTCAAAATCCGCCCTTTGGTTGAAGATGCTGGCGACCAATCTCGACATGGAAATCGCCCTCCCCGAGGACGGTGATTTCGGTGGCGCGCTCGGCGCCGCCCGCCTCGGCCTCTGCGCCGCCACCGGCGCCAAGCCCGCCGATGTCATGGCCATGCCGCCCATCAAGACAATTATCGCGCCCGACACATCCCTGTCGGCCGCCTATTCCGATCAATATGCGCGCTACCGCGCACTCTACCCCGCCATTGAGGAGGCAATTTCGTGA
- a CDS encoding LacI family DNA-binding transcriptional regulator encodes MDDEAVRRRVTVHDVARSAGVSLATVDRVLNGRPGVRAATAEKVEEAIASLGFSRDLNASLMARARDLSILFFIPDSANEFMDSLADAVGRRAPQANSDRIHISTQRVRALDAGALARELDRLSPQSCDCAVIVASEDPAIVAAVDSATRRGIVVMTLVSDLPGSGRRHFIGIDNVAAGRTAASLLGRFLPAGGKVAVIAGSLHLRDHKERFEGFSQVLGAEFSGVDPIGPFEGHDDGAETETLVADILAKHPDLSGLYNLGAGNAGLVAALEKSGRARSIRVIAHELTGPTRAGLKSSAIDVVLDQNPDGEIREVIAAARSLALSTPRPLASDPIEIGIFLRDNLR; translated from the coding sequence GTGGACGACGAGGCAGTCCGGCGCCGGGTGACGGTGCATGATGTAGCGCGCTCTGCCGGCGTGTCCCTGGCCACGGTGGACCGTGTCCTCAATGGTCGCCCCGGGGTGCGCGCCGCCACGGCTGAAAAGGTCGAGGAGGCCATTGCCAGCCTCGGATTTTCGCGCGATCTCAATGCCTCGCTGATGGCCCGGGCGCGGGATCTGTCGATCCTGTTCTTCATCCCCGACAGCGCCAATGAATTCATGGACAGCCTCGCCGATGCGGTGGGGCGTCGCGCGCCGCAGGCCAATTCCGACCGCATCCACATCTCCACCCAGCGCGTCCGCGCCCTTGATGCCGGGGCCCTCGCCCGCGAGCTCGATCGCCTTTCCCCGCAAAGCTGCGACTGCGCCGTCATCGTCGCCAGCGAAGACCCGGCCATTGTCGCTGCCGTCGATTCGGCTACGCGCCGGGGTATCGTGGTGATGACGCTGGTGTCCGACCTGCCCGGCTCCGGTCGGCGCCACTTCATCGGCATCGACAATGTTGCAGCCGGCCGTACGGCAGCCTCCCTGCTCGGACGCTTCCTGCCCGCCGGTGGCAAGGTGGCCGTTATCGCCGGTTCCCTCCACCTTCGCGATCACAAGGAGCGCTTTGAGGGATTTTCCCAAGTTCTCGGCGCGGAATTTTCGGGCGTCGACCCGATCGGCCCGTTTGAGGGGCATGACGACGGCGCGGAAACCGAGACCCTGGTCGCCGACATTCTCGCGAAACACCCAGATCTTTCAGGCCTATACAATCTCGGCGCTGGCAATGCCGGGCTCGTCGCGGCGCTCGAAAAATCCGGTCGCGCCCGGAGCATTCGCGTCATCGCGCACGAATTGACCGGCCCCACCCGCGCTGGCCTCAAATCCAGCGCCATCGACGTGGTCCTCGACCAGAACCCGGATGGCGAAATCCGGGAGGTGATTGCCGCCGCACGGTCCCTTGCCTTGTCGACGCCGCGGCCCCTTGCCAGCGACCCCATTGAAATTGGGATTTTCCTGCGCGACAATCTGCGCTAA
- a CDS encoding DUF1294 domain-containing protein: MALLGTVVEWNDERGFGFIAADDGERYFVHISEVGRRKRRPALGDRVDFVPKKGSDGRIQAASVRLSGATKPIVRPARPMAAPRPQALSEWRLPLAAAFVGLITIGWLLGPVPLWLLAAYGMMALVTFISYWVDKRAAEAGKWRTSEATLHGFDLAFGIVGGLAGQILLRHKTRKSGFAGITAAIALLHLAFLLAVMLGWIDIAPIANALGLA; this comes from the coding sequence TTGGCACTTCTCGGCACAGTGGTGGAGTGGAACGACGAGCGCGGCTTCGGTTTCATCGCGGCGGATGACGGCGAGCGCTATTTCGTCCACATCAGCGAAGTCGGCAGGCGCAAGCGGCGTCCGGCCTTGGGTGATCGCGTTGATTTCGTTCCCAAGAAGGGCTCCGATGGGCGCATCCAGGCCGCGTCGGTCCGTCTTTCGGGCGCGACAAAGCCCATTGTCCGCCCTGCCCGGCCAATGGCGGCGCCGCGCCCGCAGGCCCTTTCCGAGTGGCGCTTGCCCCTCGCTGCGGCCTTTGTTGGTCTTATCACAATCGGCTGGTTGCTCGGCCCGGTCCCCCTTTGGCTCTTGGCCGCCTATGGGATGATGGCTCTCGTGACCTTCATCTCCTACTGGGTCGACAAGCGCGCGGCCGAGGCCGGCAAGTGGCGCACCAGCGAGGCAACGCTGCATGGTTTTGATCTGGCCTTCGGCATTGTCGGGGGCCTCGCCGGGCAGATACTCCTCCGCCACAAGACCCGAAAATCCGGATTTGCGGGGATCACAGCGGCAATTGCGCTGCTGCACCTCGCCTTTCTGCTGGCCGTCATGCTCGGTTGGATCGATATCGCGCCAATAGCGAACGCCCTGGGCTTGGCTTAG
- a CDS encoding helix-turn-helix transcriptional regulator — protein MEASASQIGGRIKRLRRVRHLNQADLAAALGISPSYLNLIEHNRRKVTVPLLFSIAGYFGVEPGELVDSDEGRLVGDLMEIFGDDLFADSDLTNLEIRDLAHANPAAARAVLKLYDRYKNLTGEETPRPVQGEAEPFHLATDAISDFLQANANHFPILEEAAERVRIDIDNSGDSFETGIRTYLFNVFGLETRLASLPHGVARQLDSARRHLLVSDLLPGETASFLLAQQIGTLAASAEIAAVIEAANLPEGDAPALARNVLSSYFAAALLMPYEPFLKACRDHRYDIDRVGRRFGASFEQVCHRMTTLQRKGASGIPLHLVRTDIAGNISKRFSLSGIHIPRHSGACPRWNIYAAFLAPDRINVQISQMPDGQRYFCIARTITKGDYRYNAPRRHLSIGLGCAIHHAREMIYSEGVDLTSEQQIVPIGTGCRICPRLECSSRAHPPADHRFRLDETIRPESIYARMG, from the coding sequence ATGGAGGCATCGGCAAGCCAGATCGGCGGGCGCATCAAGCGCTTGCGCCGCGTTCGGCATCTCAACCAGGCCGACCTCGCTGCCGCGCTGGGCATTTCGCCAAGCTACCTCAATCTCATCGAGCACAATCGCCGCAAGGTGACGGTGCCGCTGTTGTTTTCCATCGCGGGCTATTTTGGCGTCGAGCCGGGCGAGCTGGTCGACAGCGATGAAGGTCGGCTGGTCGGTGATCTCATGGAGATTTTCGGCGACGATCTCTTTGCCGACAGTGACCTCACCAATCTCGAGATCCGTGACCTAGCGCACGCCAATCCGGCGGCAGCGCGAGCAGTGTTAAAGCTCTATGACCGCTACAAAAACCTGACAGGCGAAGAAACTCCGCGCCCGGTGCAAGGTGAGGCGGAACCCTTCCACCTCGCCACCGATGCCATCTCCGATTTCCTCCAGGCCAATGCCAATCATTTTCCCATCCTCGAGGAAGCCGCGGAACGCGTCCGCATCGACATAGACAATTCCGGCGATAGTTTTGAAACCGGCATAAGAACCTATCTTTTCAACGTCTTCGGGCTCGAAACCCGTCTGGCCTCCCTGCCCCATGGCGTGGCGCGCCAGCTCGATTCGGCGCGCCGGCATCTGCTGGTGTCCGACCTCCTGCCTGGTGAGACCGCGTCTTTCCTGCTCGCCCAACAAATCGGCACGCTGGCCGCCAGTGCCGAAATCGCAGCCGTCATTGAGGCGGCCAATCTGCCCGAGGGCGACGCCCCGGCTTTGGCGCGAAACGTGCTCTCGTCCTATTTCGCCGCCGCCCTGCTCATGCCTTATGAGCCATTTCTGAAAGCCTGCCGCGATCATCGCTATGATATCGATCGCGTCGGTCGGCGGTTTGGCGCCAGTTTCGAGCAGGTCTGCCATCGCATGACCACGCTGCAGCGCAAGGGCGCTTCGGGCATTCCGCTCCACCTGGTGCGCACCGATATTGCAGGAAACATTTCAAAGCGCTTTTCGCTCTCGGGCATTCACATCCCGCGCCATTCGGGAGCCTGCCCGCGCTGGAATATCTATGCCGCTTTCCTCGCGCCCGACCGCATCAATGTGCAGATCAGCCAGATGCCCGATGGCCAGCGCTATTTCTGCATCGCCCGCACCATCACCAAGGGGGACTATCGCTACAATGCCCCGCGTCGGCATCTCTCCATCGGGCTGGGCTGCGCCATCCACCACGCCAGGGAGATGATTTATTCCGAAGGCGTCGATCTCACCAGCGAGCAGCAGATCGTGCCCATCGGCACCGGCTGCCGCATCTGTCCACGCCTCGAATGCTCAAGCCGCGCCCATCCGCCGGCCGATCACCGCTTCCGTCTCGACGAGACCATCCGTCCAGAAAGCATTTATGCAAGAATGGGTTAG
- the aceA gene encoding isocitrate lyase: MLDKPHKPESFPTPDYAPDRWRTISRNYTPADVRRLAGSLPIRHTLAENGAKRLWELLHTEDFVPTLGTFTGNQAVQQVKAGLKAIYLSGWQVAADANTSGNMYPDQSLYPVDSVPSVVKRINKALQRADQIQTMEKADGIATTDHDFFVPIIADAEAGFGGALNVFELMKAMIESGAAAVHFEDQLASEKKCGHLGGKVLVPTAQFVKTLNVARLAADVLGVPTLIMARTDAEAARLITSDIDEYDRPFVTGERTAEGFYRLKGGIDCAIARGLAYAPYADLIWCETSTPDLAEARKFAEAIRKEYPEQMLAYNCSPSFNWAKHMGEAEMEKFQRELGAMGYKYQFITLAGFHNLSLTTFELARSYKERGMAGYSALQQAEFAAEKHGFSAVRHQREVGTSYFDAVSMTVSEGQSATTAMADSTETAQFH, from the coding sequence ATGCTCGACAAGCCCCACAAGCCCGAAAGCTTCCCGACGCCGGACTACGCGCCGGATCGCTGGCGCACTATTTCGCGCAACTATACGCCCGCCGATGTGCGCCGGCTGGCCGGGTCCCTGCCCATCCGGCATACGCTGGCCGAAAATGGCGCCAAACGTCTTTGGGAACTGCTGCACACAGAAGATTTCGTGCCGACGCTGGGCACGTTTACCGGCAACCAGGCGGTGCAGCAGGTCAAGGCCGGCCTGAAAGCCATTTATCTTTCCGGCTGGCAAGTGGCAGCGGACGCGAACACCTCGGGCAATATGTATCCGGATCAGTCGCTTTACCCGGTGGACAGCGTTCCTTCCGTGGTCAAGCGCATCAACAAGGCCCTGCAGCGCGCCGACCAGATCCAGACCATGGAAAAGGCCGACGGCATTGCCACCACCGATCACGATTTCTTCGTGCCCATCATTGCCGACGCCGAAGCCGGTTTTGGCGGCGCGCTCAATGTGTTCGAGCTGATGAAGGCGATGATCGAGTCCGGCGCAGCGGCGGTGCATTTTGAGGATCAGCTGGCGAGCGAGAAGAAGTGCGGGCATCTCGGTGGGAAGGTGCTGGTTCCCACCGCGCAATTTGTCAAGACGCTGAATGTCGCCCGTCTCGCGGCGGACGTATTGGGCGTTCCGACGTTGATCATGGCCCGTACGGACGCGGAAGCTGCACGGCTGATCACCTCGGATATCGACGAATATGATCGCCCCTTCGTCACCGGCGAGCGCACGGCTGAAGGCTTTTATCGGCTCAAGGGCGGTATTGACTGCGCCATTGCCCGTGGTCTGGCTTATGCGCCCTATGCCGACCTCATCTGGTGCGAAACGTCGACGCCGGACCTGGCAGAAGCGCGCAAATTCGCCGAAGCGATTCGCAAGGAATATCCGGAGCAGATGCTCGCCTATAATTGCTCGCCGAGCTTTAACTGGGCCAAGCATATGGGCGAGGCGGAAATGGAAAAGTTCCAGCGCGAGCTGGGCGCCATGGGCTACAAATACCAGTTCATCACGCTGGCGGGCTTTCACAATCTCAGCCTCACCACGTTCGAGCTGGCGCGCAGCTACAAGGAACGTGGCATGGCCGGCTACTCGGCGCTGCAGCAGGCCGAATTTGCCGCCGAAAAACACGGTTTCTCGGCCGTTCGCCACCAGCGCGAAGTGGGGACGAGCTATTTCGATGCCGTGTCGATGACCGTGAGCGAAGGCCAGAGCGCCACCACGGCGATGGCCGACTCCACCGAAACCGCACAATTTCACTGA
- the xylA gene encoding xylose isomerase produces the protein MSDFFKGLSQVKFEGTESKNPLAYRHYNKDEVIAGKRMEDHIRPAIAYWHTFAQEGGDPFGGRTFDRPWFDKGLDGAKLKAEVAFEFFDLIDVPFFAFHDVDVAPEGATLEESNKNLRIIGNIIAANMQKSGKKLLWGTANLFSNRRYMAGAATNPDPEVFAYAAGQVKSVLELTHELGGENYVLWGGREGYETLLNTKIGQEQDQMARFLHLVIEHAEKIGFTGQILIEPKPQEPSKHQYDYDVATVFGFLQKYGLEKKVKCNIEVGHAFLAGHSFEHELAVASSLGMLGSVDANRNDLQSGWDTDHFPNNAGEMALAFYYILKQGGLGKGGFNFDAKVRRQSLDPADLLHGHIGGLDTLARGLKGAVALIEDGEFDKLLDDRYAGWDNGLGKDILGGKLSLADIAAKVATDNINPQPRSGRQEYLENLVNRFV, from the coding sequence GTGAGCGACTTTTTTAAGGGCCTGTCGCAGGTCAAGTTTGAAGGCACCGAGAGCAAGAACCCGCTCGCCTATCGCCACTACAACAAGGACGAAGTGATCGCCGGCAAGCGGATGGAAGACCATATCCGCCCGGCCATCGCCTATTGGCACACTTTTGCCCAGGAAGGCGGCGACCCCTTCGGCGGCCGTACGTTCGATCGCCCGTGGTTCGACAAGGGTCTCGATGGCGCCAAGCTCAAGGCTGAAGTCGCCTTCGAGTTCTTCGATCTCATCGACGTGCCCTTCTTCGCCTTCCACGACGTCGACGTCGCTCCTGAAGGCGCAACGCTTGAAGAGAGCAACAAGAACCTGCGCATCATCGGCAATATCATTGCCGCCAACATGCAAAAGTCCGGCAAGAAGCTCCTCTGGGGCACGGCCAACCTCTTCTCGAACCGGCGCTACATGGCCGGCGCCGCCACAAATCCCGATCCGGAAGTCTTCGCCTATGCCGCCGGTCAGGTAAAATCCGTGCTCGAGCTGACCCATGAACTGGGCGGCGAGAACTATGTGCTCTGGGGCGGCCGCGAGGGCTACGAAACCCTCCTCAACACCAAGATCGGGCAAGAGCAGGACCAGATGGCCCGCTTCCTGCACCTCGTCATCGAGCATGCCGAAAAGATCGGCTTCACCGGCCAGATCCTCATCGAACCCAAGCCGCAGGAACCATCCAAGCACCAGTACGACTACGACGTCGCCACGGTCTTTGGCTTCCTCCAGAAGTACGGCCTCGAAAAGAAGGTGAAGTGCAATATCGAGGTCGGCCACGCCTTCCTCGCAGGCCACTCCTTCGAACACGAGCTGGCTGTTGCCTCTTCGCTGGGCATGCTCGGCTCGGTCGACGCCAACCGCAACGATTTGCAGTCCGGCTGGGACACCGACCACTTCCCCAATAATGCGGGGGAAATGGCGCTCGCCTTCTACTACATCTTGAAGCAGGGCGGTCTGGGCAAGGGCGGCTTCAATTTCGACGCCAAGGTCCGTCGCCAGTCGCTCGATCCGGCCGATCTGCTCCATGGTCACATCGGCGGTCTCGATACCCTCGCCCGCGGCCTCAAGGGCGCCGTTGCCCTCATTGAAGATGGTGAGTTCGACAAGCTGCTCGACGATCGCTACGCCGGTTGGGACAATGGCCTCGGCAAGGACATCCTCGGCGGCAAGCTCTCGCTCGCCGACATCGCCGCCAAGGTCGCCACCGACAACATCAACCCCCAGCCGCGTTCCGGCCGCCAGGAATATCTCGAAAACCTGGTCAACCGCTTCGTCTGA
- a CDS encoding aldose epimerase family protein: MAIAVSTFGEHGGKRVDQFRLVSDTGVTVDIIGYGVAVRDWRVPVAGGERSVVLGFDSFEPYPLHSPHFGSLAGRVANRIKDASFEIDGVTYKLPPNAGDLQLHGGTEGLGRQVWSGQADSANNAVRFTHFSPDGAMGYPGNVNFAATYTLLGNKLRLELSATTDRATPISLVQHQYFNLGTTDDVLDHSIQVNSSAYTLLGDDLAPTGAILPSRGTKYDLRTARTMRDAEGQPVDYDIGMVLDSGRKTSDPIATVVSPDKDLTLKIWSDRPGVQVYNSVWTDIPVPGLGGKTYGRFSGLCLEDQNLADALHNPHFPNIIHTPDRPYSHWCEIEIAE, translated from the coding sequence ATGGCGATTGCGGTATCTACCTTCGGCGAGCATGGCGGCAAGCGCGTCGACCAGTTTCGTCTGGTCAGCGACACTGGCGTAACCGTCGATATCATCGGCTATGGCGTGGCCGTGCGGGACTGGCGCGTGCCGGTGGCGGGCGGCGAGCGGAGCGTGGTGCTCGGCTTTGACAGTTTTGAGCCCTATCCGCTGCACAGCCCGCATTTCGGCTCGCTGGCCGGACGCGTTGCCAATCGCATCAAGGATGCCTCGTTCGAGATCGACGGCGTCACCTATAAGCTGCCGCCCAATGCGGGCGATCTGCAGCTGCATGGCGGCACCGAGGGCCTTGGCCGACAGGTGTGGTCGGGGCAGGCGGACAGCGCCAATAACGCCGTGCGCTTCACCCATTTTTCGCCCGACGGCGCAATGGGTTACCCCGGTAATGTGAATTTTGCTGCGACCTATACGCTGCTGGGCAACAAGCTGCGGCTGGAGCTCAGCGCAACGACCGACCGCGCCACGCCGATCAGCCTCGTGCAGCACCAATATTTCAATCTCGGCACCACCGACGACGTGCTCGATCACTCGATCCAGGTCAATTCGAGCGCCTATACGCTGCTTGGCGACGATCTGGCGCCGACCGGCGCGATCCTGCCTTCGCGCGGCACGAAATATGATCTGCGCACGGCGCGGACCATGCGCGACGCAGAAGGCCAGCCGGTCGATTATGATATTGGCATGGTGCTCGACAGCGGTCGCAAGACCAGCGATCCGATTGCCACGGTTGTGTCGCCGGACAAGGACCTCACCCTCAAGATCTGGAGCGATCGGCCGGGCGTGCAGGTCTATAACAGCGTCTGGACCGACATTCCGGTGCCGGGGTTGGGTGGCAAGACCTATGGCCGCTTCTCGGGCCTTTGCCTCGAGGACCAGAACCTGGCCGACGCGCTGCACAATCCGCATTTCCCCAACATCATCCACACGCCGGACCGGCCCTACAGCCATTGGTGCGAGATCGAGATCGCGGAATAG